A region of uncultured Desulfobacter sp. DNA encodes the following proteins:
- a CDS encoding ATP-binding protein, with protein MIQDNKTPYLDRSVSPWVIIGISVVLVGVVAIQAALNYNREKKYMGQILSEKGGALIRSFEAGTITGMMGRMGSEAHLQSLLEETAAQKDISYIVIADQSGIVLAHNQKEKIGSAFTPALSQEDAGPLDHPQWRTVKGEDSKEYFEVYKTFLPTLKGRRHGKGSGRHMMAGHMGDTSSCPPEWIRGLSRQRLLDPEKRPVIFIGMDIEPFEHARKEDIQNSFISIALILFLGLGGIVSLFWAQNHARSRRLLQDTRAFATELVTSLPMGIVAVDDAAKVIYVNQAASILLTRDLDRIKGKKADQVLPASLLTLLDQVDNGGSVSEQELTLSSRTGNVIPVTATITKIMGTQGNFIGHVFILKDLSRIRALELEIKQKEKLAAVGNLAAGVAHEIRNPLSSIKGYATYFSSLFAPQSDNKKAADIMADEVDRVNRVISELLEFARPIQLELKKTRISELVDKALRLIKYEADPAGIKIISSVEPKLPEVEIDKDRIIQVMLNIFINAIQAMPSGGTLTINVKTVKNTLQFEILDTGNGISPQDQANIFNPYFTTKKQGTGLGLAIAFKIVESHGGTITIESLKNMGTTFTISIPLELKKQGQNKPDQNKEELI; from the coding sequence ATGATCCAAGATAATAAAACACCCTATTTGGACCGGTCGGTATCACCCTGGGTGATCATCGGCATCAGTGTTGTTCTTGTGGGGGTGGTGGCCATCCAGGCAGCCCTGAACTATAATCGTGAAAAAAAATACATGGGGCAGATCCTTTCGGAAAAAGGAGGGGCACTGATTCGATCCTTTGAAGCGGGCACTATTACCGGCATGATGGGCCGCATGGGAAGCGAGGCCCATCTGCAGAGCTTACTGGAGGAGACAGCCGCCCAAAAGGATATCTCCTATATCGTCATCGCAGATCAGTCAGGGATTGTCCTTGCACATAATCAAAAGGAGAAAATAGGCTCTGCATTTACACCGGCCCTTTCCCAAGAGGATGCCGGGCCCCTGGATCACCCCCAGTGGCGTACGGTCAAAGGTGAGGATTCAAAGGAGTATTTTGAAGTCTATAAAACCTTTCTGCCGACATTAAAAGGCCGGAGGCATGGCAAAGGTTCAGGAAGACATATGATGGCGGGACACATGGGCGACACCTCTTCATGCCCCCCGGAATGGATCAGAGGCCTGTCCCGGCAGCGCCTTTTGGACCCTGAAAAACGGCCTGTCATATTCATCGGGATGGACATTGAACCCTTTGAGCATGCCCGGAAGGAAGATATTCAAAACAGCTTTATCAGTATTGCACTTATTTTATTTCTGGGGCTGGGGGGCATTGTCTCCCTGTTCTGGGCCCAGAACCATGCCCGCTCCCGCAGGCTTCTCCAGGACACCCGGGCATTTGCCACAGAACTGGTAACAAGTCTGCCCATGGGGATTGTGGCCGTGGATGACGCTGCAAAGGTCATCTATGTAAACCAGGCGGCATCCATCCTCTTAACCCGGGACCTTGACCGGATAAAAGGCAAAAAGGCAGACCAGGTCCTTCCCGCATCTTTGCTGACACTGCTTGACCAGGTGGATAACGGCGGATCTGTTTCAGAACAGGAATTGACACTGTCCTCCCGCACAGGTAATGTCATTCCGGTCACCGCAACCATTACAAAAATTATGGGCACCCAGGGCAATTTCATCGGCCATGTTTTTATTCTAAAAGATTTGAGCCGGATCAGAGCCCTGGAACTTGAAATCAAACAAAAAGAAAAGCTTGCAGCCGTGGGAAACCTTGCGGCCGGCGTGGCCCATGAAATCAGAAATCCCTTAAGTTCCATCAAAGGCTATGCCACCTACTTCAGCAGCTTGTTTGCCCCCCAAAGCGACAACAAAAAAGCCGCCGACATCATGGCCGACGAGGTTGACCGGGTGAACCGGGTCATCTCGGAGCTGCTTGAATTTGCCCGGCCCATTCAACTGGAATTAAAGAAAACCAGGATTTCCGAGCTGGTGGACAAGGCATTGCGGCTGATAAAATATGAAGCGGATCCCGCAGGTATAAAGATCATAAGTTCAGTTGAGCCAAAGCTTCCCGAAGTTGAGATTGACAAAGACCGGATAATCCAGGTGATGCTCAACATTTTTATAAATGCCATTCAGGCCATGCCCTCGGGCGGCACATTAACCATAAATGTTAAAACTGTGAAAAACACGCTGCAATTTGAAATCCTGGATACGGGCAACGGCATATCGCCCCAGGACCAGGCCAATATATTCAACCCCTATTTCACAACAAAAAAACAGGGAACCGGCCTTGGCCTTGCCATTGCGTTTAAAATCGTCGAGAGCCATGGCGGAACCATTACCATTGAAAGCTTGAAGAATATGGGAACCACATTTACAATATCAATACCCCTGGAACTGAAGAAACAAGGTCAGAACAAACCGGACCAGAACAAAGAGGAGCTGATATGA
- a CDS encoding periplasmic heavy metal sensor, producing MKKTITAVTAIFIVGFFAVSAYAWGCGYGSGTGMRGYGKQFNNQSAVSQEDMDAFYKDTQALRTSLMADRAELNALMAGSNPDPKRARVLSENISKTQNEMRAKAQKYNIPCPIGGQGYGQGGGNCGGWHRNQSAGRW from the coding sequence ATGAAAAAAACAATTACAGCCGTCACAGCAATTTTTATCGTGGGTTTTTTTGCCGTCAGTGCTTATGCTTGGGGATGCGGTTACGGATCAGGCACTGGTATGCGTGGGTATGGAAAACAATTTAATAATCAGTCCGCAGTCAGCCAGGAAGATATGGATGCCTTTTATAAAGATACCCAGGCTCTTCGCACATCACTCATGGCCGACCGGGCCGAGCTCAATGCCTTGATGGCTGGATCCAACCCTGATCCCAAAAGAGCCAGGGTTCTGTCCGAAAATATCAGCAAGACCCAGAACGAAATGAGAGCCAAGGCCCAGAAGTACAATATTCCATGCCCCATAGGCGGCCAGGGATACGGTCAGGGTGGTGGAAATTGCGGCGGCTGGCACCGCAACCAATCTGCCGGACGCTGGTAA
- a CDS encoding NAD(+)/NADH kinase — MSKQRIGLVIKNEDHAQNKARELIRHIGDRCLVIDTQAETPPPIPEDLICIVVLGGDGTFLSVARYIGDSNIPLMGIKFGEVGFLAETTEDRLCEVIDALFNGEYFIRERSRLNIRVIRNNQCIVDEDVLNDAVINKAALSRLARCTVYLDDAYLTTYRADGLIVATPTGSTAYSLAAGGPVVHPEVPSTILTPICPFTLTNRPLLIPDHTRVKICLEGSPEDMILTLDGQEGFDMETCDRIYIQKSRHSVKMISFEAHSYFKVLKTRLHWSGGRS, encoded by the coding sequence GTGAGTAAGCAGCGCATCGGACTTGTAATAAAAAACGAAGACCACGCCCAGAACAAAGCCCGGGAACTGATCCGGCACATAGGGGACAGATGCCTGGTCATTGACACCCAGGCCGAGACGCCGCCGCCCATCCCCGAAGATCTGATCTGCATTGTTGTTCTGGGCGGAGACGGCACATTTCTAAGTGTGGCCCGGTATATAGGCGATTCGAACATCCCTTTGATGGGCATCAAATTCGGTGAGGTGGGATTTCTTGCCGAAACCACAGAGGATCGTCTTTGCGAGGTGATTGATGCCCTATTTAACGGGGAATATTTTATCCGGGAACGCAGCCGCCTTAATATCCGGGTGATCCGGAACAACCAGTGCATTGTGGATGAAGATGTTCTCAATGACGCGGTGATTAACAAGGCCGCCCTGTCAAGGCTTGCCAGATGCACCGTGTATCTGGATGACGCCTACCTGACCACCTACCGGGCCGATGGCCTGATTGTGGCAACCCCAACTGGTTCCACAGCCTATTCCCTGGCCGCAGGCGGGCCCGTGGTTCACCCCGAAGTGCCCTCCACCATCCTGACACCGATCTGTCCATTTACCCTGACCAACCGGCCATTGCTCATTCCGGACCATACCCGGGTCAAGATCTGCCTGGAAGGCAGTCCCGAGGACATGATTCTGACCCTGGACGGCCAGGAAGGGTTTGACATGGAGACCTGCGACAGGATCTACATTCAAAAAAGCCGACACAGCGTAAAGATGATCTCCTTTGAGGCACACTCCTATTTTAAGGTGTTGAAGACACGCCTGCACTGGAGCGGAGGCAGATCTTAA
- the polA gene encoding DNA polymerase I encodes MAAPDTIYLIDGSAFLYRAFHAIRSLATSKGHPTNATFGFTRILLKLLKDKQPKYAGVFFDVKGPTFRHEIFDEYKANRPPMPEELAIQIPDIKEVVKALNIPIIEKTGYEADDLVGTYARIAQEQGFKVVMVTGDKDFIQLISDDCTLWDPMKDTTTDRTGVKEEMGIEPEQFIDVLGLAGDTSDNIPGVKGVGVKTAVQLIGEYGSITNIYDNLDQLKKKKKLHENLAASKDIVELSRNLATIDRHVDVPQTLEDFSLKEFDTHKAFELFQAFEFKTLAQEFAGKADKSKKSYTMVHTVADMEKLSSVLESKGVFALDTETTDIDPMRADLVGLSFSYTENEGFYIPVGHINTGGIQMPEKKDVLRIFKPLIENPDIAKIGQNIKYDFIVLARYGIEIRGIVFDTMIASHLLTPGTRGHSLDRIAMNLFGYKMVSYEEVTGKGKDQIGFHEVPLDLATEYAAEDADLTFMAHGAFKKQIENKGLASLMETIEVPLICVLAKMEMAGIRVDTDVLGQMSLEFEQELKTLEKKIYELAGEEFNINSSQQLGVILFEKLGLKTVKKTRKKTGYSTDVQVLTELADTHEMPEKLLRYRTLGKLKSTYVDSLASLVHPDTGRIHTSFNQTITVTGRLSSSNPNLQNIPIRKPEGKKIRQAFIPADGWTLISADYSQIELRVLAHCAQDPILMESFRKDEDIHTRTALEVFQVLPGFVSDEMRSQAKSINFGIIYGMSAFRLANELGISRKMADLYIENYFKRYAGVKAFIDHTIQQTRETCEVSTLFGRKRRLDDIRSSNANLRNFAQRAAVNTPIQGSAADLIKLAMIKMQNALASEKMESKMLLSVHDEIIFEAPEQEKDKLMGMAKQIMENVTPLKVPLKVNFGAGGNWAEAEH; translated from the coding sequence ATGGCGGCACCAGATACCATTTACTTAATTGACGGCAGCGCATTTTTATATCGTGCCTTTCATGCCATCCGCAGCCTGGCCACGTCAAAGGGCCACCCCACCAACGCCACATTCGGATTCACCCGGATCCTGCTCAAACTGCTCAAGGACAAGCAACCCAAGTACGCAGGCGTTTTCTTTGATGTCAAAGGCCCCACCTTCCGCCATGAAATATTTGATGAGTATAAGGCCAACCGGCCGCCCATGCCCGAAGAGCTGGCCATTCAGATCCCGGACATCAAAGAGGTGGTCAAGGCATTGAACATCCCCATCATCGAAAAAACCGGATACGAAGCGGATGATCTTGTGGGTACCTATGCCCGCATTGCCCAGGAACAGGGTTTCAAGGTGGTCATGGTCACAGGTGATAAAGACTTTATCCAGCTGATCTCAGATGACTGTACCCTGTGGGACCCCATGAAGGACACCACCACTGACCGGACCGGGGTAAAAGAGGAGATGGGGATCGAACCCGAGCAGTTCATTGATGTGCTGGGCCTTGCCGGAGACACGTCGGACAACATCCCCGGCGTAAAGGGCGTGGGCGTTAAAACGGCTGTTCAACTGATTGGCGAATACGGTTCCATCACCAATATTTACGACAATCTGGACCAGCTGAAAAAAAAGAAAAAACTGCATGAAAACCTTGCGGCGTCCAAAGATATCGTTGAATTAAGCCGGAACCTTGCCACCATTGACCGGCATGTGGATGTCCCCCAAACCCTGGAAGATTTTTCCCTGAAGGAATTTGACACCCACAAAGCCTTTGAACTGTTCCAGGCCTTTGAGTTTAAAACCCTTGCCCAGGAATTTGCCGGCAAGGCCGATAAATCAAAAAAAAGCTATACAATGGTCCATACCGTGGCCGACATGGAAAAGCTGTCGTCGGTGCTTGAAAGCAAGGGGGTATTCGCCCTTGACACGGAGACCACGGACATTGATCCCATGCGGGCTGATCTTGTGGGGCTCTCCTTTTCATACACGGAGAATGAAGGCTTTTACATCCCGGTGGGCCACATCAATACAGGCGGGATACAGATGCCGGAAAAGAAGGACGTCCTTCGTATCTTCAAGCCCCTGATCGAAAACCCCGACATCGCCAAGATAGGCCAGAACATCAAATATGACTTCATTGTTCTGGCCCGGTACGGCATTGAAATCAGGGGCATTGTATTCGACACCATGATTGCCTCCCATCTGCTCACCCCCGGCACCCGGGGCCACAGCCTGGACCGCATCGCCATGAACCTTTTCGGCTACAAAATGGTCTCCTATGAGGAAGTCACCGGCAAGGGAAAGGACCAGATCGGGTTCCATGAAGTCCCCCTGGACCTTGCCACGGAATATGCGGCAGAGGACGCGGATCTGACCTTCATGGCCCATGGCGCGTTTAAAAAACAGATTGAGAATAAGGGGCTGGCCTCCCTGATGGAAACCATTGAGGTGCCTTTAATCTGCGTTCTGGCAAAAATGGAGATGGCGGGAATCCGTGTGGATACGGATGTGCTTGGCCAAATGTCCCTGGAGTTTGAACAAGAGCTGAAAACCCTTGAGAAAAAAATTTACGAACTGGCCGGAGAAGAGTTCAATATCAATTCATCCCAGCAGCTGGGGGTGATTCTGTTTGAAAAATTAGGATTGAAAACCGTTAAGAAAACCCGGAAAAAAACCGGTTATTCCACGGATGTCCAGGTGCTCACCGAGCTTGCCGACACCCATGAAATGCCTGAAAAGCTTCTACGGTACAGAACCCTTGGCAAGTTGAAATCCACCTATGTGGACTCCCTTGCATCGCTGGTACATCCGGACACCGGGCGTATACATACGTCATTTAATCAAACCATCACTGTCACCGGCCGCCTGTCATCGTCCAACCCCAACCTGCAGAACATTCCCATACGAAAACCCGAAGGAAAAAAAATTCGGCAGGCCTTTATCCCGGCGGACGGCTGGACCCTTATCTCCGCGGATTATTCCCAGATAGAACTGCGGGTTCTGGCCCATTGTGCCCAGGATCCCATTCTCATGGAGTCTTTCCGGAAGGACGAGGATATCCATACCCGTACGGCGCTGGAAGTTTTCCAGGTGCTGCCCGGTTTTGTCTCCGATGAGATGCGCAGCCAGGCCAAATCCATCAACTTCGGCATCATCTATGGCATGAGCGCCTTCCGCCTGGCAAATGAACTGGGCATCAGCCGGAAAATGGCAGACCTCTATATTGAGAACTATTTCAAGCGGTACGCAGGGGTCAAAGCATTCATCGACCACACCATCCAGCAGACCAGGGAGACCTGCGAGGTATCCACCCTGTTCGGCAGAAAACGAAGACTCGATGATATCCGCTCCTCCAATGCCAACCTCAGAAATTTTGCCCAGCGGGCTGCGGTGAACACCCCCATCCAGGGCAGCGCTGCGGATCTGATCAAGCTTGCCATGATCAAGATGCAGAACGCCCTTGCATCGGAAAAAATGGAATCCAAAATGCTTTTATCCGTACACGATGAAATTATCTTTGAAGCCCCTGAGCAGGAAAAAGATAAACTCATGGGTATGGCAAAACAGATTATGGAAAACGTAACGCCTTTGAAAGTACCTTTAAAGGTCAACTTTGGCGCCGGCGGGAACTGGGCTGAGGCGGAGCATTAA
- a CDS encoding acyl-CoA dehydratase activase-related protein, which produces MNSLKIYRAGLDIGSTTAKVVVLDDKGEPVFSNYQRHHAQVYKTVPAFFHQIENRFPGARLDLKLTGSVALGMADKTGLPFVQEVIAAHTLVKTQYPQVRTAIDIGGEDSKIIFFDPGRPLDIRMNGSCAGGTGSFIDQMATLLNITPSRLNELAAGYDHIYPVASRCGVFAKTDVQNMFSRNIPHTDIAASIFHAVAVQCINALARGRDICSEILLCGGVFTYLPELVNVFLRVLNISRDRLVMPSHAQLVPALGAALFDRYPAESKTTGELIALLEMHRDQPEKNPNRMAPLFDSYVHYSEWKKNLGLSQVVACPLSRYRGRVCFLGVDSGSTTTKIVVIGQEGQLLFSWYENNGGNPVQTVIKGLCLFRDAAANLDPGLKIARAAVTGYGEDLIRAGLNMDQGIVETLAHFTAARFVDPQVSFILDIGGQDMKAIFVENGAISRIEVNEACSSGCGSFLETLADSLNYGIEAFADLACRASAPCDLGTRCTVFMNSKIKQSLRENARIADISAGLSCSVIKNCLFKVLKLKTMSEMGDHIVLQGGTFKNLSIVRAMEQMTGKSVVTTQIPELMGALGAALSARQAWEELKMPATAFPGLTGLEQASRYTTRQMNCKGCENTCRITRFDFANGKTFFAGNKCEKHFFAEGEKRGQGFDFAAYKINALFNRPLAPHKTPLLTLGIPRVLNMYDNFVFWHALFTACGINVCLSGASTVKMSEKGLGTVMSDNICFPAKLVHGHIRDLADRQVDRIFFPMVIYEKKQFPKEMNTFNCPVVTGYPDVIQSAVSPLERFGIPLDRPVVAFNDEVLLEKACCRYLQGLGIPKKIGRRAFKKACMARDAFNAQMREKALEVIENAQKEKNLLIVLAGRPYHLDSLINQKLPEILTRLGTDIITEDVVPDDPQALDDVQVVTQWSYPNRIYNAARWVAGRRRHIQMVQINSFGCGPDAVVVDEVKEILKTGRKNHTLIKVDEISNPGSMRLRLRSMVESLEKESPCGRQDQEKEPLARIPFVRFGCSDRHRTILAPFFSEDYAPYIPGLFKGAGYDFKLLPPPDRKSVDLGLRYANNDICYPGIIVIGDVIKALRKEHYRPDRIAVGITQTGGQCRASNYLSLIRKALIGAGYEDIPIISVAAGGGSLVDQPGFSVNWLSRIRPLCICVMVVDCLARMYYATASREKSPGHSLKARHHYTKQLSGIMASLNSGQMISLLKKAVSDFNRIEVVRKNIPRMGIVGEIYAKYNYFGNQGLVNWLISQGIEPVLPPLVNFFIQDLVNYKENKRLGFRRKKAADLLAIPIEGMILAAQKQIRKIFSQFRFATPMDDIRDIALHASQILSLSNQFGEGWLIPGEIAGLARQKINHVISVQPFGCIANHIISKGVETRIKKEYPDMNLFHLDFDAGMSEANVRNRLHFMIEHL; this is translated from the coding sequence ATGAATTCACTGAAAATATACAGGGCCGGTCTTGATATCGGTTCGACCACGGCTAAGGTTGTTGTTCTGGATGACAAAGGCGAACCTGTCTTTTCAAATTATCAACGGCATCATGCCCAGGTGTATAAAACGGTGCCGGCATTTTTCCACCAGATTGAAAATCGGTTTCCAGGTGCCCGTCTGGATTTGAAACTCACCGGATCAGTTGCGCTGGGGATGGCCGATAAAACAGGTCTTCCCTTTGTACAGGAGGTCATTGCCGCCCACACCCTTGTTAAAACGCAATATCCCCAGGTCAGAACAGCCATTGATATCGGCGGGGAAGATTCCAAGATCATTTTTTTTGACCCGGGCCGGCCCCTGGATATCCGCATGAACGGGAGTTGTGCCGGGGGGACGGGTTCCTTTATTGATCAGATGGCCACCCTTCTGAACATTACCCCGTCCCGGCTCAATGAGCTGGCTGCAGGATACGACCACATCTATCCGGTGGCTTCACGGTGCGGCGTATTTGCGAAAACAGATGTTCAGAATATGTTCAGCCGCAATATCCCGCACACGGATATTGCGGCTTCCATTTTTCATGCCGTGGCTGTTCAATGCATCAACGCCCTGGCCAGGGGAAGGGATATTTGTTCCGAAATTTTGCTTTGCGGCGGTGTGTTCACCTATCTTCCTGAGCTGGTCAATGTGTTTTTACGGGTTCTTAATATTTCCCGGGACCGGCTGGTGATGCCGTCCCATGCCCAGCTGGTCCCGGCCTTGGGCGCGGCCCTGTTCGACAGATACCCGGCAGAATCAAAGACAACCGGAGAGTTGATTGCTCTTCTGGAGATGCACCGGGACCAGCCAGAAAAGAATCCAAACCGCATGGCGCCCTTATTCGACAGTTATGTTCATTACAGCGAATGGAAAAAAAATTTAGGGCTTTCGCAGGTCGTTGCATGTCCGCTTTCCCGGTATCGGGGGCGTGTCTGTTTTCTGGGAGTGGACTCGGGCTCCACCACCACTAAAATCGTGGTGATCGGCCAGGAGGGCCAATTGCTGTTTTCCTGGTATGAAAACAACGGGGGAAACCCTGTACAAACCGTGATTAAAGGCCTTTGTCTGTTCCGGGATGCTGCGGCGAATCTGGACCCGGGTTTAAAAATTGCACGCGCGGCTGTCACAGGATATGGAGAGGATCTGATCCGGGCCGGCCTGAACATGGACCAGGGTATCGTGGAAACTCTGGCCCATTTTACTGCGGCCAGGTTTGTGGACCCGCAGGTCTCTTTTATCCTTGATATCGGGGGCCAGGATATGAAGGCGATTTTCGTGGAGAACGGGGCCATCAGCCGTATTGAGGTCAATGAGGCCTGCTCTTCCGGGTGCGGCTCTTTCCTGGAAACCCTGGCCGATTCCCTTAATTATGGCATCGAGGCCTTTGCCGACCTGGCCTGCCGGGCATCTGCCCCTTGTGACCTGGGCACCCGGTGCACGGTGTTCATGAATTCAAAGATCAAGCAGTCTTTGCGGGAAAATGCCAGGATCGCCGACATCAGCGCCGGCCTTTCCTGTTCAGTGATTAAAAACTGTCTGTTCAAGGTGCTCAAACTTAAAACCATGTCTGAGATGGGTGACCATATTGTGCTCCAGGGCGGGACATTTAAAAATCTGTCCATTGTCCGGGCCATGGAACAGATGACGGGCAAAAGCGTTGTCACCACACAGATCCCTGAACTGATGGGGGCGTTGGGTGCGGCCTTAAGTGCCAGGCAGGCCTGGGAAGAGTTGAAAATGCCTGCAACCGCTTTCCCGGGACTTACCGGGCTGGAACAGGCAAGCCGTTACACCACCCGGCAGATGAACTGTAAAGGATGTGAAAATACATGTCGGATCACCCGGTTTGACTTTGCCAACGGGAAAACATTTTTTGCCGGGAATAAATGCGAAAAGCATTTTTTCGCTGAAGGGGAAAAAAGAGGCCAGGGATTTGATTTTGCCGCCTATAAAATCAATGCTCTTTTCAACAGGCCCCTTGCCCCCCATAAAACACCGCTGCTGACCCTGGGAATTCCCCGGGTGCTCAATATGTATGACAATTTTGTGTTCTGGCATGCCCTTTTCACTGCATGCGGGATTAATGTCTGCCTGTCCGGGGCTTCCACCGTCAAAATGAGTGAAAAAGGGCTGGGAACAGTGATGTCGGATAATATCTGCTTTCCGGCCAAACTGGTGCACGGCCATATCCGGGATCTGGCAGACAGGCAGGTGGACCGGATTTTCTTTCCCATGGTGATCTATGAAAAAAAGCAGTTCCCAAAGGAGATGAATACCTTTAACTGCCCTGTGGTCACCGGCTACCCGGATGTTATCCAAAGTGCAGTCTCTCCTTTGGAACGGTTCGGTATTCCCTTGGACCGGCCCGTGGTTGCCTTCAATGATGAGGTCCTGCTTGAAAAAGCCTGTTGCCGGTATCTGCAGGGACTGGGCATTCCAAAAAAGATCGGCCGCCGGGCATTTAAAAAGGCTTGCATGGCCCGGGATGCGTTCAATGCGCAGATGCGGGAAAAAGCATTGGAGGTTATTGAAAATGCCCAAAAGGAAAAAAATCTGCTCATTGTCCTGGCAGGCCGACCCTATCACCTGGACAGCCTGATCAATCAGAAGCTTCCGGAAATTTTAACCCGGCTGGGGACAGATATCATCACAGAGGATGTTGTGCCTGATGATCCCCAGGCACTGGATGATGTTCAGGTGGTGACCCAATGGTCCTATCCCAACCGGATTTACAATGCAGCCCGGTGGGTGGCAGGCCGGCGGCGGCATATCCAGATGGTTCAGATCAATTCCTTTGGCTGCGGCCCGGATGCGGTTGTGGTTGATGAAGTCAAAGAGATTTTAAAAACCGGCCGTAAAAACCACACCCTGATCAAGGTGGATGAGATTTCCAATCCCGGCTCCATGAGGCTTCGGCTGCGCTCCATGGTGGAATCCCTGGAAAAAGAATCCCCCTGCGGCCGACAGGACCAGGAAAAAGAGCCCCTTGCAAGGATCCCTTTTGTCCGGTTCGGCTGTTCAGACCGGCATCGGACCATCCTGGCCCCGTTTTTTTCAGAGGATTATGCACCTTATATTCCCGGTCTTTTCAAGGGGGCAGGCTATGACTTTAAGCTGTTGCCTCCGCCGGACCGCAAATCAGTGGATCTTGGCTTAAGATACGCCAACAACGATATCTGCTATCCCGGTATTATAGTGATCGGTGATGTGATCAAGGCATTGCGGAAAGAACACTACAGGCCCGACCGGATTGCAGTCGGCATTACCCAGACAGGGGGGCAGTGCCGGGCCTCCAACTATTTAAGCCTGATTCGAAAAGCCTTGATCGGGGCAGGCTACGAAGATATTCCGATTATCTCCGTGGCAGCGGGCGGTGGAAGCCTGGTTGATCAGCCGGGGTTCAGCGTCAACTGGCTGAGCAGGATCAGGCCTCTGTGTATCTGCGTCATGGTTGTCGATTGCCTTGCCCGCATGTATTATGCCACAGCATCAAGGGAAAAATCACCCGGTCACAGTCTGAAAGCCAGGCATCATTACACAAAGCAGTTGAGTGGGATCATGGCCTCCCTGAACAGCGGGCAGATGATAAGCCTGCTTAAAAAGGCTGTCAGCGATTTTAACCGGATTGAGGTTGTCCGCAAGAATATCCCCCGAATGGGTATTGTGGGAGAGATCTATGCAAAATACAATTATTTCGGCAATCAGGGCCTTGTAAACTGGTTGATCAGCCAAGGTATTGAACCGGTTCTGCCGCCGCTGGTAAATTTCTTTATCCAGGATCTTGTTAACTACAAAGAGAATAAGCGGCTCGGCTTTCGTCGCAAAAAAGCGGCTGATCTGCTGGCAATTCCCATTGAAGGGATGATTCTGGCTGCCCAAAAGCAAATCCGGAAAATTTTTTCACAATTCCGGTTTGCCACGCCCATGGATGATATCCGGGATATCGCCCTTCATGCCTCCCAAATTTTGAGCCTGTCCAACCAGTTCGGCGAGGGATGGCTGATTCCCGGGGAGATTGCCGGACTGGCCCGGCAGAAAATCAACCATGTAATCAGCGTACAACCCTTTGGCTGTATTGCCAACCATATCATTTCAAAAGGTGTGGAGACCCGTATTAAAAAAGAGTATCCGGATATGAACCTGTTTCATCTGGACTTTGATGCCGGCATGAGTGAAGCCAATGTCAGAAACCGGCTCCACTTCATGATCGAACACCTTTAA
- a CDS encoding caspase family protein — protein MKPTAKVVVELGFFVLIVAAAATGYASQHNARAVKIISNLNHSCGHIGTYHALLIGINDYKDPGIPDLETPVNDVHEMTALLKEKYGFKVSRLIDGKVSKKGIFNR, from the coding sequence ATGAAACCAACAGCAAAGGTTGTTGTGGAACTTGGTTTTTTCGTCTTGATTGTGGCAGCAGCCGCAACCGGATATGCCTCCCAGCATAACGCACGTGCCGTTAAGATTATCTCAAATCTGAACCATTCCTGCGGTCACATCGGGACCTATCATGCCCTGCTCATCGGGATCAACGACTACAAAGATCCGGGGATTCCGGATCTTGAAACTCCGGTGAACGATGTTCATGAGATGACGGCACTGCTAAAAGAGAAATACGGATTCAAGGTGAGCCGGCTCATTGACGGCAAGGTGTCTAAAAAGGGGATTTTCAATCGGTGA